A single region of the Legionella oakridgensis ATCC 33761 = DSM 21215 genome encodes:
- a CDS encoding Ku protein, translating to MRAIWSGSISFGLVNIPVKLYSGTESHALDFNLLRRSDLCPIQYSRVCRADGKEVPWEDIVKGYEYQEGDYIILEKEDFEKASAEKSHVFEINEFVKEDEINSIFYDTPYYLEPGKEGQKAYALLREALKETNMVGVGEFVMRNRENLAVLKPYGDLLLLNKLRYKDDIRDVKALTLPDADLIKEKELRMAKKLIEQLTDRFKPENYKDTYITDLKKLIEAKAKGKKFKNQNKSYHKKKSLILWSY from the coding sequence ATGAGAGCAATTTGGTCGGGTTCTATCAGTTTTGGTTTGGTTAATATTCCCGTAAAACTATACTCTGGGACAGAGAGTCATGCTTTGGATTTTAATTTGTTAAGACGAAGTGACCTTTGTCCCATACAATATTCGCGTGTATGCAGGGCAGATGGTAAAGAAGTTCCTTGGGAGGATATTGTAAAAGGATATGAGTATCAAGAAGGGGATTACATCATTCTTGAAAAAGAGGATTTTGAAAAAGCGAGTGCTGAGAAGAGTCATGTCTTTGAAATTAATGAATTTGTTAAGGAAGATGAAATAAATTCTATATTTTATGATACTCCCTATTATTTAGAGCCTGGAAAGGAGGGACAAAAGGCGTATGCGTTATTGCGTGAAGCGCTTAAAGAAACGAATATGGTGGGTGTTGGTGAATTCGTCATGCGCAACCGCGAAAATTTAGCAGTTCTTAAGCCGTATGGTGATTTGTTATTATTAAACAAGCTTCGTTATAAAGACGATATCCGTGATGTTAAAGCCCTCACTCTTCCGGACGCTGACTTGATTAAGGAAAAGGAATTAAGAATGGCTAAGAAATTGATTGAACAGTTAACGGATAGATTTAAACCGGAGAATTATAAAGATACTTATATTACCGATTTAAAAAAGCTCATTGAGGCTAAGGCCAAGGGTAAGAAATTTAAAAACCAAAACAAATCGTACCACAAGAAAAAGTCACTGATATTATGGAGTTATTAA
- a CDS encoding DUF2188 domain-containing protein, which produces MPWTKSNYPDSMKNLNASTRNKAIEIANKLLKEGYEEGRAIAIAIDRAKKTNSD; this is translated from the coding sequence ATGCCATGGACTAAATCAAATTATCCGGATTCAATGAAAAATTTGAATGCGTCAACCAGAAATAAAGCTATTGAAATTGCTAATAAATTACTGAAAGAAGGTTATGAAGAAGGGCGTGCAATTGCAATTGCAATCGATAGAGCCAAAAAGACCAATTCGGATTAA
- a CDS encoding type 1 glutamine amidotransferase domain-containing protein → MEKLKGQTIAILVANGFEQVEMEKPRQALEKEGAKTILISPEKHEVQGSHHMDKGNKFPVDVHLEDANADDYSALLLPGGVFNPDHLRLLPKAISFVKEIARQKKPIAAICHGPWLLINAEIAKGHKLTSWPSIKLDLINAGAHWVDEPVVSDKHLVTSRKPDDIPQFNEAMIKLFHSQA, encoded by the coding sequence ATGGAAAAGCTTAAAGGACAAACAATCGCTATTTTAGTGGCAAATGGTTTTGAACAGGTAGAAATGGAAAAACCGCGACAAGCATTGGAAAAAGAAGGGGCAAAAACCATCTTAATTTCTCCGGAAAAACATGAAGTTCAAGGCTCACATCACATGGATAAAGGCAACAAATTTCCCGTCGATGTACACCTAGAGGATGCAAACGCAGACGACTACTCAGCCCTACTTTTGCCAGGCGGTGTCTTCAATCCGGATCATTTACGATTGCTTCCCAAAGCCATTAGCTTTGTAAAAGAAATTGCTCGGCAAAAAAAACCAATTGCCGCCATTTGTCATGGCCCGTGGTTATTAATTAATGCAGAAATTGCCAAGGGGCATAAACTCACCTCATGGCCTTCCATCAAGCTTGATTTAATCAATGCAGGAGCTCATTGGGTTGATGAACCCGTTGTCAGTGACAAACACTTAGTCACCAGCCGTAAACCAGATGATATCCCTCAATTTAATGAAGCAATGATAAAACTGTTTCATTCACAAGCATAA
- a CDS encoding MFS transporter, whose product MNNADILTTTIRDESISENLKSIVKGSIGNLIEWYDWYAYAAFSIYFAKAFFPHGDATAQLMNTAAIFAVGFFMRPLGGWLMGLYADRQGRKKALLTSVFLMCFGSLIIALTPSYETIGIFAPLLLVLARLLQGISVGGEYATSATYLSEMASKEHRGFFSSFQYVTLIAGQLLALGVLILLQQVFLSSDQLELWGWRIPFIIGAFLAIVALYLRKGTEETASFEHKKSVQEPLFSALLRHPKELLIVVGRYHGGNPGFLHIQHLHAKISHQQYRHEQNGCHHDFCNYFVSFYVATTYDWCAIG is encoded by the coding sequence ATGAATAATGCTGATATTCTAACAACCACCATCAGGGATGAATCAATCTCGGAAAACCTCAAATCCATTGTTAAAGGCTCCATCGGAAATTTAATAGAATGGTACGATTGGTATGCCTATGCAGCTTTTTCTATCTACTTTGCCAAGGCATTTTTTCCTCATGGTGATGCCACAGCGCAATTAATGAATACGGCGGCTATTTTTGCGGTTGGATTTTTCATGCGTCCTTTAGGCGGCTGGTTAATGGGGCTTTATGCCGATCGCCAAGGACGAAAAAAGGCATTACTAACTTCTGTATTTTTAATGTGTTTTGGCTCACTTATCATTGCCTTGACCCCCTCTTATGAAACTATTGGAATTTTTGCCCCTCTTTTGTTGGTGTTAGCTCGCTTATTACAAGGCATTTCCGTTGGTGGGGAATACGCCACTTCAGCCACCTATCTTAGTGAAATGGCTTCCAAAGAGCACAGAGGGTTTTTCTCAAGCTTTCAATATGTGACATTGATTGCCGGTCAACTGCTTGCTCTAGGGGTATTAATTTTATTACAACAAGTATTTTTAAGTAGCGATCAATTAGAACTATGGGGATGGCGTATTCCCTTTATTATAGGAGCATTCCTTGCCATTGTTGCCTTATATTTACGAAAAGGAACGGAAGAAACAGCTTCCTTTGAGCATAAAAAATCAGTACAAGAACCTCTCTTTTCCGCACTGCTGCGACATCCTAAAGAATTGCTCATCGTGGTAGGGCGTTACCATGGGGGGAACCCTGGCTTTTTACACATACAGCACTTACATGCAAAAATATCTCACCAACAGTATCGGCATGAGCAAAATGGATGCCACCATGATTTCTGCAATTACTTTGTTTCTTTTTATGTTGCTACAACCTATGATTGGTGCGCTATCGGATAA
- a CDS encoding MFS transporter, which translates to MQKYLTNSIGMSKMDATMISAITLFLFMLLQPMIGALSDKIGRRPILIAFGLLGTLFTVPILSLLHTVETWHGAFFLIMAGLIIVSGYTSINAIVKAELFPVEIRALGVGLPYAITVSLFGGTAEYVALWFKSHGMENGFYWYVTACITVSLLVYLFMRDTKQHSCLDGPNRC; encoded by the coding sequence ATGCAAAAATATCTCACCAACAGTATCGGCATGAGCAAAATGGATGCCACCATGATTTCTGCAATTACTTTGTTTCTTTTTATGTTGCTACAACCTATGATTGGTGCGCTATCGGATAAGATTGGTCGTCGCCCAATTCTCATCGCTTTTGGACTGCTTGGTACCCTGTTTACCGTGCCGATTCTTTCATTGCTGCATACGGTGGAAACCTGGCATGGCGCTTTCTTTCTGATTATGGCTGGTTTAATCATTGTCAGCGGCTACACATCCATCAATGCGATAGTGAAGGCCGAATTATTTCCAGTTGAAATTCGCGCGCTTGGCGTCGGCTTACCTTATGCCATAACCGTCTCTCTTTTTGGCGGCACTGCAGAATACGTTGCGTTATGGTTCAAAAGCCATGGGATGGAAAATGGTTTTTACTGGTACGTTACTGCCTGTATTACTGTTTCTTTACTGGTTTACCTATTCATGAGAGACACCAAGCAACACTCCTGTCTGGATGGCCCAAACAGGTGTTAA
- a CDS encoding metallophosphoesterase yields MRFFKPALQGGKLISHLTDIEGNWRYMQRWVDRSRTIQWQEGALTFRQPTKPVTPTFVYGGDFCDKGPGDLRIGTALTKFKAAHPTQVHLLAGNREIKCRRFTYELAPDKIRERLLSGPAAFWRTEMPPQRYVIQHMQQANPTASAEEVERYVSKLSTEQCQTLYLKWMLNETMGCGPFKGKPDTFEYRRMELAEISEQSAEQISDEMVTQSFIDSVAPTGVISNYLRNAQLGVVLGETLFLHGAVTPANIGYVPGLSESGTRIDNAKEWVEALNAWYKAQIEDWEKNPVEKKMSPPGHKPLDRYVLFNPQSVVTTNWYRNNQLAPISDEVVRFLNRAGIYRVVTGHQPFSDFPLIIRQPSSLEVIVGDTGYSDPNNPHDNRGQAIHNLEINEHGVVEIDAVRQDGSVIKQRLPSRVQVQMKEDIDLGHFTEDGRLIRLDASSQYVSSQLDGFAVKDEPLETPQSRLIQ; encoded by the coding sequence ATGCGTTTTTTTAAGCCCGCATTACAAGGTGGAAAATTGATTTCTCATTTGACCGACATCGAAGGAAATTGGCGCTACATGCAACGTTGGGTGGACCGCTCTCGTACCATTCAATGGCAAGAAGGCGCTTTGACATTTCGCCAGCCAACCAAACCTGTTACACCAACGTTTGTGTATGGTGGTGACTTTTGTGATAAAGGTCCAGGAGATTTAAGAATAGGCACCGCGCTCACAAAATTTAAAGCAGCACATCCAACGCAGGTTCATTTGCTTGCCGGCAATCGGGAAATCAAATGCCGTCGGTTTACTTATGAGCTAGCCCCTGACAAGATAAGAGAGCGTTTGCTATCAGGGCCGGCTGCCTTTTGGCGAACCGAGATGCCACCACAGCGTTATGTCATCCAACACATGCAACAAGCAAACCCCACCGCCTCTGCCGAAGAAGTAGAACGCTATGTTAGCAAATTGAGTACGGAACAATGCCAAACCTTATATCTAAAATGGATGTTAAATGAAACCATGGGGTGTGGGCCTTTTAAAGGCAAACCGGATACCTTTGAATATCGTCGAATGGAGTTGGCGGAAATATCAGAGCAATCCGCAGAGCAGATTAGCGATGAAATGGTTACCCAAAGTTTTATTGACTCGGTTGCCCCCACAGGGGTAATCAGCAATTATTTAAGGAATGCCCAACTTGGTGTAGTCTTGGGGGAAACACTCTTTCTACATGGTGCAGTAACGCCAGCTAATATTGGTTATGTTCCCGGCTTATCCGAATCAGGCACGCGCATCGACAACGCTAAGGAATGGGTGGAAGCGCTTAATGCATGGTATAAAGCTCAAATTGAAGATTGGGAAAAAAATCCGGTGGAAAAAAAAATGTCCCCTCCAGGCCATAAACCCTTGGATCGCTATGTTTTGTTTAACCCGCAATCCGTGGTAACCACCAATTGGTATCGAAACAATCAGCTTGCCCCCATTTCAGACGAGGTCGTACGATTTTTAAATCGTGCCGGTATTTATCGCGTCGTCACTGGCCACCAGCCTTTTTCCGATTTTCCTTTAATCATCAGACAACCGTCATCTTTGGAAGTGATTGTAGGAGACACTGGCTATAGCGATCCTAACAATCCTCATGATAACCGCGGCCAAGCCATTCATAATTTAGAAATCAACGAACATGGGGTCGTTGAAATCGATGCCGTGCGCCAAGATGGCTCTGTGATAAAACAACGTTTACCCTCCCGAGTTCAAGTTCAAATGAAAGAAGACATTGATCTTGGCCATTTTACAGAAGATGGTCGTCTGATTCGGCTCGATGCGAGTTCGCAGTATGTCAGCAGTCAGTTAGACGGTTTTGCCGTGAAAGATGAACCACTTGAAACGCCACAAAGTCGTCTCATTCAATAA
- a CDS encoding ArsR/SmtB family transcription factor → MPARKLISEKMAEFLSAIAHQYRIRIIEELHTGEQNVNSLQAMLGTSHSVVSQHLSILRAHKAVKQRKEGNQVFYQLAQPELANWLVQGLFYLEGGLQSDKAIRSAVDEVKTIWGHTPDNLFKDGSSTT, encoded by the coding sequence ATGCCCGCTAGAAAACTGATTTCCGAAAAAATGGCAGAATTTTTAAGTGCGATAGCCCACCAATACCGCATTCGAATCATTGAGGAATTACATACAGGCGAACAAAACGTCAATAGTCTACAAGCCATGTTAGGGACAAGTCACTCGGTAGTATCTCAGCATCTATCCATTCTAAGAGCACATAAAGCAGTCAAGCAGCGGAAGGAAGGAAACCAGGTATTCTATCAGTTGGCTCAACCAGAATTAGCAAATTGGCTAGTTCAAGGGCTATTTTACCTTGAGGGCGGATTGCAATCTGATAAAGCCATCCGATCGGCCGTTGATGAAGTAAAGACTATATGGGGTCATACTCCAGATAATCTCTTTAAGGATGGTAGCTCAACCACATAA
- a CDS encoding carbonic anhydrase family protein, protein MKTLTKEMQEAITPEIALHLLQEGNKRFVNNLKVNRNLLQQANETSDGQHPFAIILSCIDSRTSVELIFDQGLGDVFSVRIAGTIINEDILGSMEFACKVSGAKIIVVLGHSKCGAIKGACDHVEMGSLTALLSKIQPAVSAEKTIIENRTSSNEEFVEKVTMINTHRTVHAVIERSPILKELIETGECGIIGGHHDIATGKVHFYQDTKFGFFKAAPNKPHLSENTMALRAKL, encoded by the coding sequence ATGAAAACATTGACCAAAGAAATGCAAGAAGCTATTACCCCTGAAATTGCATTACATTTATTGCAAGAAGGTAATAAACGATTTGTAAATAACTTGAAAGTTAATCGTAACTTGTTGCAGCAGGCTAATGAAACCTCTGATGGACAACATCCCTTTGCAATCATTTTAAGCTGCATTGATTCACGTACCTCAGTTGAGTTAATTTTTGACCAGGGTTTAGGCGATGTATTTAGCGTACGCATTGCAGGAACTATTATTAATGAAGATATTTTAGGCAGTATGGAGTTTGCTTGCAAAGTATCAGGGGCTAAAATAATAGTGGTTTTGGGTCATTCAAAATGTGGTGCGATAAAAGGGGCATGTGATCATGTAGAAATGGGCAGTTTGACTGCCTTGTTAAGTAAAATACAACCCGCTGTTAGCGCTGAAAAAACCATAATCGAAAACCGCACCTCAAGTAATGAAGAGTTTGTGGAAAAAGTTACAATGATTAATACCCACAGAACTGTGCATGCTGTTATAGAGCGCAGTCCGATTTTAAAAGAGCTTATTGAAACAGGCGAGTGTGGAATTATTGGCGGCCACCATGATATCGCAACAGGTAAAGTGCACTTTTATCAAGATACCAAATTCGGTTTTTTTAAAGCAGCCCCCAATAAGCCCCATCTTTCTGAAAACACCATGGCACTAAGAGCAAAACTTTAG
- a CDS encoding GIY-YIG nuclease family protein produces the protein MHTESCVYLLTNKHNNVLYTGVTHDLIRRVYEHKNKLVAGFTQKYNVDRLVYFEVCSGIVMAIEREKQIKGWSRKKKQDLINALNPEWNDLYPSLL, from the coding sequence ATGCATACGGAGTCTTGCGTTTACCTTCTGACCAATAAACACAATAATGTTTTGTATACCGGTGTTACCCATGATTTGATACGCCGTGTTTATGAACACAAAAATAAACTGGTGGCTGGATTTACCCAAAAATACAATGTGGATCGACTGGTTTATTTTGAAGTTTGTTCAGGCATCGTCATGGCTATTGAGCGAGAAAAACAAATCAAAGGGTGGTCTCGAAAAAAGAAGCAGGATTTGATTAATGCATTGAATCCTGAATGGAACGATTTGTATCCATCGCTACTTTAA
- the tnpC gene encoding IS66 family transposase — MAATAQSPPSSDGLGKLPHTTSLRENGKRNSGGQKGHKGETLKQIKSPDIVKNHVLLTCPDCYGSLLSTPVIGIVKRQVFDIPPPKIEVTEHQAEVKYCECCNKTITAAFPAGVFAPVQYGEVIRSWSVYYQYQHFIPEDRLQQLFYDLYGIQLATATRTGYNRIAFDTLASFEESVLSAVKTAAVKNLDETGFRVAGKTQWLHVASTKTATYYHISPKRKSLLDGLSGTVIHDHWKSYYNLGGVEHALCNQHHLRELKAITEHDKEPWAQAMTRLLRVALRCRHFNEHHAIPVARIKRLTNIYKKIIRDGLAYHETLPPLPCKGKQGRQPRRTGHNLLWRLFHYKQDVLRFLHDLAVPFTNNDAERDLRMMKCKQKISGGFRTAQGAEQFARI; from the coding sequence ATAGCAGCAACAGCTCAAAGCCCCCCGTCAAGTGACGGGTTAGGCAAACTACCCCATACGACATCACTACGTGAAAATGGGAAACGTAACAGTGGTGGCCAAAAAGGCCACAAGGGCGAAACGTTAAAACAGATTAAATCACCAGATATTGTCAAAAACCATGTATTGCTAACATGCCCGGATTGTTATGGTTCATTACTTTCAACGCCGGTGATTGGAATTGTGAAGCGCCAGGTTTTTGATATTCCACCACCCAAAATTGAAGTCACGGAACATCAGGCTGAAGTAAAATATTGCGAGTGCTGTAATAAAACGATAACAGCAGCATTTCCTGCAGGTGTTTTTGCTCCTGTCCAATACGGTGAAGTTATTCGTAGTTGGAGCGTGTATTATCAATATCAGCATTTTATTCCAGAAGACAGGCTGCAACAGTTGTTTTATGACCTGTACGGAATTCAACTGGCTACTGCAACACGGACTGGATATAACCGGATTGCCTTTGATACATTGGCATCATTTGAAGAATCGGTATTGTCTGCAGTCAAAACTGCTGCCGTAAAAAACCTGGATGAAACAGGGTTTCGTGTGGCCGGAAAAACACAATGGTTGCATGTGGCATCGACTAAAACGGCAACTTATTATCACATATCTCCAAAACGAAAATCATTACTGGATGGCCTTTCAGGTACCGTCATTCATGATCACTGGAAAAGTTATTACAATTTGGGAGGTGTGGAGCATGCCCTATGCAACCAGCATCACTTGCGTGAATTAAAAGCAATAACCGAGCATGACAAAGAACCATGGGCACAGGCTATGACCCGACTATTACGTGTTGCTCTTCGCTGTCGTCATTTTAATGAACATCATGCAATACCTGTTGCTCGCATCAAGCGGTTGACCAACATCTACAAGAAGATTATTCGAGATGGGCTGGCGTATCATGAAACGCTGCCGCCATTGCCATGCAAAGGCAAACAGGGTCGACAACCTCGACGGACAGGTCACAACCTCTTGTGGCGTTTATTTCATTACAAACAAGACGTTTTACGGTTTCTTCATGATCTGGCAGTTCCATTTACCAATAATGATGCTGAGCGTGATTTACGAATGATGAAATGCAAACAAAAAATATCCGGTGGTTTTCGGACCGCTCAAGGCGCTGAACAATTTGCTCGTATCTGA
- a CDS encoding GNAT family N-acetyltransferase, whose product MSHFKFKSLSEEDLILLYQWFQEPVIHQWYAGNKNWSFAAIKEKFQPRILGHEEVPGFIAYRNHVPVGFIQYYCLKSHLPAGIYRYNNPLFKRFD is encoded by the coding sequence ATGAGCCATTTTAAATTTAAGTCTTTGAGTGAAGAAGATTTAATACTGCTTTATCAATGGTTTCAGGAGCCCGTCATCCATCAATGGTATGCAGGAAATAAAAATTGGTCATTTGCGGCAATCAAAGAAAAATTCCAACCAAGAATTTTAGGTCATGAAGAAGTACCTGGTTTTATTGCATACAGAAATCATGTGCCTGTTGGTTTCATTCAATATTATTGCTTGAAAAGTCACTTACCTGCCGGGATTTATCGATATAATAATCCGCTTTTTAAACGATTTGACTAA
- a CDS encoding cyclase family protein, with amino-acid sequence MAAFPFKLIELTHVLSPEIPSWEGDCGFEHQQILDYSNCTTAVKFHVQAIHMQAGIGTHMDAPAHCIPGGKTIDEFVLDELLAPCILIDASSLAHERWLLSSEDIYQFERHYGKIAAGSFVIIHTGWNKYWHHPLHYRNHWHFPSISQNAALTLLERDIAGLGIDTLSPDIPTSGYPVHQIILGAGKYIVENIANAHILPPLGAYTLCLPIRTKGGTEAPIRLIGLIHHVE; translated from the coding sequence ATGGCTGCCTTTCCCTTTAAGCTGATTGAATTAACTCATGTTCTTTCCCCTGAAATTCCTTCCTGGGAAGGTGATTGTGGTTTTGAGCATCAGCAAATTCTGGATTATTCCAATTGCACAACGGCTGTAAAATTCCATGTGCAAGCCATCCATATGCAAGCCGGCATTGGTACACATATGGATGCGCCCGCGCATTGTATTCCTGGTGGAAAAACAATTGATGAGTTTGTACTGGATGAATTACTGGCGCCTTGTATCCTCATAGATGCCTCATCACTGGCTCATGAACGCTGGTTGCTATCCTCGGAAGACATTTATCAATTTGAACGCCACTATGGCAAAATCGCCGCAGGCTCTTTTGTGATTATACATACAGGGTGGAATAAATATTGGCACCACCCCTTGCACTATCGTAATCATTGGCACTTTCCCTCCATTTCACAAAATGCCGCACTGACGTTGTTAGAGCGCGATATTGCGGGGTTAGGTATTGACACCTTATCCCCAGATATACCCACCAGCGGTTATCCAGTGCATCAAATTATTTTAGGTGCGGGGAAATATATTGTGGAAAACATAGCCAATGCACATATTTTACCACCTCTTGGCGCTTATACACTTTGCCTACCCATACGCACAAAAGGCGGTACGGAAGCTCCCATACGCTTAATTGGATTAATTCATCATGTGGAATGA
- a CDS encoding phosphotransferase enzyme family protein: MWNEILNRLDENKTPAAAASLWDADQNSLQKINHGINLVYRFKRHQQGYYLRLTHETLRSVAELNAALAYLNHLFVANVPVCEPIPSQRGAWIEKIQQEQDCFLAQVCREVPGKAIDFDSKNLVLYRRWGEVLAQLHQAASYYHPKAHCYTSWQDSLQELEAYIDKESLVIQQVFAEVKLFFTHKPIAKHNYGLTHGDHREANVLTDGRHIHIIDFDLPSFNWFMEDVCRPFFHPIVYDEVNWQDKIRPYLEGYFSVMPKNSLDMDSLSKQIQLKCLEIYLWTKNNWNSDIAPGGNKTNLWLERVHEKLVNTSWIAKLPTF; the protein is encoded by the coding sequence ATGTGGAATGAAATTTTAAATAGATTAGATGAAAATAAAACTCCTGCGGCGGCAGCGTCTTTATGGGATGCTGATCAAAATTCGCTACAAAAAATTAACCACGGCATTAATTTAGTGTATCGTTTTAAACGCCACCAGCAAGGTTATTATCTTCGCCTTACCCATGAAACATTACGAAGCGTTGCAGAGCTTAACGCAGCACTTGCTTACCTCAATCATTTGTTTGTAGCAAATGTACCTGTTTGTGAACCTATTCCCTCGCAACGGGGTGCATGGATTGAAAAAATCCAGCAAGAGCAAGATTGTTTTCTCGCACAAGTGTGTCGAGAAGTCCCTGGTAAAGCGATTGATTTTGATTCAAAGAATTTAGTGCTTTACCGGCGGTGGGGAGAAGTTTTGGCGCAATTGCATCAGGCAGCCTCTTATTATCATCCCAAAGCACATTGTTACACCAGCTGGCAAGATTCACTACAAGAGCTTGAAGCTTACATTGACAAAGAATCTTTGGTTATACAACAAGTATTTGCAGAGGTGAAACTATTTTTCACTCACAAACCCATAGCAAAACATAATTACGGTTTAACGCATGGTGATCATCGTGAAGCCAATGTGTTAACTGACGGTCGCCACATTCACATCATTGATTTTGACTTACCAAGTTTTAACTGGTTTATGGAAGATGTCTGTCGACCTTTCTTTCATCCAATCGTCTATGATGAAGTAAACTGGCAAGACAAAATCAGACCTTATCTTGAAGGATATTTTTCGGTGATGCCCAAAAACAGTCTTGATATGGATTCTTTGAGCAAGCAAATCCAATTGAAGTGCCTGGAGATTTATTTATGGACTAAAAACAATTGGAATAGTGATATTGCACCAGGTGGAAACAAGACGAACCTATGGCTCGAACGCGTTCATGAAAAGCTGGTAAACACCAGCTGGATTGCAAAACTTCCAACCTTTTAA
- a CDS encoding DEAD/DEAH box helicase, translating to MDKFSLPTEPQTQGWPPILAGKSTLVSAPTGSGKTLAAFLICLDQLIRQSLAGTLSPKTQVLYISPRRVARCLVRLKPSLLMKYTPLQTINVVLI from the coding sequence ATTGATAAATTTTCCTTACCAACAGAACCACAGACACAAGGGTGGCCTCCTATCCTTGCCGGCAAAAGCACTTTAGTTTCTGCGCCTACTGGTTCAGGCAAAACGTTGGCTGCTTTTCTTATTTGCCTTGATCAGTTGATACGGCAATCTTTGGCCGGCACTCTTTCGCCGAAGACTCAAGTTCTGTACATATCTCCGAGAAGAGTCGCGCGATGCTTGGTGAGGTTAAAACCATCATTGTTGATGAAATACACGCCCTTGCAGACAATAAACGTGGTGCTCATTTAA
- a CDS encoding Lhr family helicase — translation MFSGIIGPRKNIPSWQTLLRNFRLLEERGEIRGGRFIQSFTGEQFALPYAVDSLRAMKKTTSEETFTITISAADPLNLASIILAGERIPTLSGKQVLFQHGALQAFSS, via the coding sequence ATGTTTTCGGGAATTATTGGCCCGAGAAAAAACATTCCAAGTTGGCAAACCTTGTTAAGGAACTTTCGCTTATTGGAAGAGCGTGGAGAAATCAGAGGAGGGCGCTTCATCCAAAGCTTCACAGGAGAACAATTCGCCCTTCCTTATGCCGTTGACTCTTTACGAGCTATGAAAAAAACAACATCAGAAGAAACATTTACCATCACTATTTCTGCTGCCGATCCATTAAATCTTGCCAGCATTATATTAGCCGGCGAACGCATCCCGACATTGTCTGGAAAACAAGTGTTATTCCAACATGGTGCTTTACAAGCTTTTTCTTCATAA